Proteins from a single region of Streptomyces griseiscabiei:
- a CDS encoding CopG family transcriptional regulator — translation MSELTGKYSITMPRDIAEAAKARGGPSGLSAYVAAAVARQIERDNLNELIEVAEAEHGPVTDEEIRALRDQLHQARPERTRGTASAA, via the coding sequence ATGAGTGAGCTCACCGGCAAGTACTCGATCACCATGCCGCGCGACATCGCCGAAGCCGCCAAAGCCCGCGGCGGCCCCTCCGGGCTGTCCGCCTACGTGGCCGCCGCGGTGGCCCGTCAGATCGAACGCGACAATCTGAACGAGCTGATCGAGGTCGCCGAGGCCGAGCACGGGCCCGTCACCGACGAGGAGATCCGGGCACTCCGCGACCAGCTCCACCAGGCCCGGCCAGAGCGGACCCGAGGCACGGCGAGCGCCGCGTGA
- a CDS encoding PIN domain-containing protein — protein sequence MTRSPAVPGGTLVLDSEGLAKAVLRDRTVTGWLALARADDLRVITSAATLVEVVHPRINRPALEWTLSRLVVEPVTEPVARHAAALLADAGLHGHTYAIDAVLAATALAAPGPATILTSDPDDLTTLCGGRATVIKI from the coding sequence GTGACCCGTTCCCCCGCGGTCCCCGGCGGCACCCTCGTCCTGGACAGCGAAGGGCTGGCCAAGGCCGTGCTGCGCGATCGCACGGTCACCGGCTGGCTCGCCCTCGCCCGCGCCGACGACCTCCGAGTGATCACCTCCGCGGCAACCCTCGTCGAGGTGGTCCACCCCCGGATCAACCGGCCGGCCCTGGAGTGGACGCTGTCCCGCCTCGTCGTCGAACCGGTCACCGAACCCGTCGCCCGCCACGCCGCCGCCCTCCTCGCCGACGCCGGCCTGCACGGCCACACGTACGCCATCGACGCCGTACTCGCGGCCACCGCCCTCGCCGCCCCCGGCCCGGCCACGATCCTGACCTCCGACCCGGACGACCTCACCACCCTCTGCGGCGGACGGGCCACGGTCATCAAGATCTGA
- a CDS encoding TetR/AcrR family transcriptional regulator, translating to MTTRTDAPTRREQILKEAARLFAERGFHGVGVDEIGAAVGISGPGLYRHFAGKDAMLAELLVGISEQLLTGAKRRLAEADGASGGPSDGPGGVSAGRDAEAVLDSLIEGHIDFALDDRPLITLHDRELDRLRDSDRKLVRQLQRQYVELWVSVLREVHPTLAEPTARSAVHSVFGLLNSTPHLGRAGALPGRSSMAGLLHRMARGAFGAAAASSE from the coding sequence ATGACCACCAGAACCGACGCCCCCACCCGCCGCGAGCAGATCCTCAAGGAAGCCGCGCGGCTCTTCGCCGAGCGCGGCTTCCACGGGGTCGGTGTCGACGAGATAGGCGCCGCCGTGGGGATCAGCGGCCCCGGTCTCTACCGGCACTTCGCGGGCAAGGACGCGATGCTCGCGGAACTGCTGGTGGGCATCAGCGAGCAGCTCCTGACGGGCGCGAAGCGGCGGCTCGCGGAGGCCGACGGGGCGTCCGGCGGTCCGTCCGACGGGCCGGGTGGGGTGTCCGCCGGGCGCGACGCCGAGGCGGTCCTCGACTCGCTCATCGAGGGGCACATCGACTTCGCCCTCGACGACCGTCCCCTGATCACCCTGCACGACCGCGAGCTGGACCGCCTCCGCGACAGCGACCGCAAGCTGGTGCGCCAGCTCCAGCGCCAGTACGTCGAGCTGTGGGTGTCCGTACTCCGCGAGGTCCACCCCACCCTCGCCGAACCCACGGCCCGCTCCGCCGTCCACTCGGTCTTCGGCCTGCTGAACTCGACCCCGCACCTGGGGCGCGCGGGGGCCCTGCCGGGCCGGTCGTCCATGGCCGGGCTGCTGCACCGGATGGCTCGGGGGGCGTTCGGGGCGGCGGCGGCCTCCTCCGAGTGA
- a CDS encoding carboxyl transferase domain-containing protein gives MHEAPELHSAADPASEAWRANEEAHRALADELRAKLAAARLGGGEKARARHTARGKLLPRDRVDTLLDPGSPFLELAPLAADGLYDGQAPAAGVIAGIGRVSGRECVVVANDATVKGGTYYPMTVKKHLRAQEVALENRLPCLYLVDSGGAFLPMQDEVFPDREHFGRIFYNQARMSGAGIPQIAAVLGSCTAGGAYVPAMSDEAVIVRGQGTIFLGGPPLVKAATGEVVTAEELGGGEVHSRVSGVTDHLAESDAHALRIVRTIVSTLPARGPLPWSVEPVVEPKVDPYTLYGAVPVDSRTPYDVREVIARVVDGSRFAEFKAEFGQTLVTGFARIHGHPVGIVANNGILFSESAQKGAHFIELCDQRGIPLVFLQNISGFMVGRDYEAGGIAKHGAKMVTAVACTRVPKLTVVIGGSYGAGNYSMCGRAYSPRFLWMWPGAKISVMGGEQAASVLATVKRDQLEARGEAWPAEDEDAFKDPIRAQYERQGNAYYATARLWDDGIIDPLDTRQVLGLALTACANAPLGDPQFGVFRM, from the coding sequence ATGCACGAGGCACCGGAGCTTCACAGCGCGGCGGATCCCGCGTCGGAAGCCTGGCGGGCCAACGAGGAGGCCCATCGCGCGCTGGCCGACGAGCTGCGCGCCAAGCTGGCCGCGGCCCGGCTCGGCGGCGGCGAGAAGGCCCGCGCCCGGCACACCGCGCGCGGCAAGCTGCTGCCGCGCGACCGGGTGGACACCCTCCTCGACCCCGGCTCCCCCTTCCTGGAGCTGGCACCCCTGGCCGCCGACGGCCTGTACGACGGACAGGCACCGGCCGCCGGGGTGATCGCCGGGATCGGGCGGGTCTCCGGACGCGAGTGCGTGGTCGTCGCCAACGACGCCACCGTCAAGGGCGGCACGTACTACCCGATGACGGTGAAGAAGCATCTGCGGGCGCAGGAGGTGGCGCTGGAGAACCGCCTGCCCTGTCTCTACCTGGTCGACTCCGGCGGCGCCTTCCTGCCCATGCAGGACGAGGTGTTCCCGGACAGGGAGCACTTCGGACGGATCTTCTACAACCAGGCGCGGATGTCGGGGGCGGGCATCCCGCAGATCGCCGCCGTGCTCGGGTCGTGCACCGCCGGCGGCGCGTACGTCCCCGCCATGAGCGACGAGGCCGTGATCGTCCGGGGGCAGGGGACCATCTTCCTCGGCGGCCCGCCGCTGGTGAAGGCCGCCACCGGCGAGGTCGTCACCGCCGAGGAGCTGGGCGGCGGCGAGGTGCACTCCCGGGTCTCCGGCGTCACCGACCACCTCGCGGAGAGCGACGCCCACGCCCTGCGCATCGTGCGGACCATCGTCTCCACCCTCCCCGCCCGGGGCCCGCTGCCCTGGTCGGTCGAGCCGGTGGTCGAGCCCAAGGTGGACCCGTACACGCTGTACGGCGCGGTGCCGGTCGACTCCCGCACGCCGTACGACGTCCGCGAGGTCATCGCGCGCGTGGTCGACGGTTCGCGGTTCGCCGAGTTCAAGGCGGAGTTCGGGCAGACCCTGGTCACCGGCTTCGCCCGGATCCACGGGCACCCGGTCGGGATCGTCGCCAACAACGGCATCCTGTTCTCCGAGTCCGCCCAGAAGGGCGCCCACTTCATCGAGCTGTGCGACCAGCGCGGCATCCCGCTGGTGTTCCTGCAGAACATCTCCGGCTTCATGGTCGGCCGGGACTACGAGGCCGGCGGCATCGCCAAGCACGGCGCCAAGATGGTGACGGCCGTGGCCTGTACGAGGGTCCCGAAGCTGACGGTCGTCATCGGCGGCTCGTACGGCGCGGGCAACTACTCGATGTGCGGCCGGGCGTACTCCCCGCGCTTCCTGTGGATGTGGCCGGGCGCCAAGATCTCCGTGATGGGCGGCGAGCAGGCCGCGTCCGTCCTGGCCACGGTCAAGCGGGACCAGCTGGAGGCGCGCGGCGAGGCGTGGCCCGCCGAGGACGAGGACGCCTTCAAGGACCCGATCCGCGCCCAGTACGAGCGCCAGGGCAACGCCTACTACGCGACCGCCCGGCTCTGGGACGACGGGATCATCGACCCGCTCGACACCCGCCAGGTCCTGGGCCTCGCCCTGACCGCCTGCGCCAACGCGCCGCTGGGTGACCCCCAGTTCGGCGTCTTCCGGATGTGA
- a CDS encoding acetyl/propionyl/methylcrotonyl-CoA carboxylase subunit alpha, with protein MFETVLVANRGEIAVRVIRTLRALGVRSVAVFSDADADARHVREADTAVRIGPAPAAESYLSVERLLEAARTGAQAVHPGYGFLAENASFARACADAGLVFIGPPADAISLMGDKIRAKETVRAAGVPVVPGSSGSGLTDAQLADAAREIGMPVLLKPSAGGGGKGMRLVRDAAVLGEEIAAARREARASFGDDTLLVERWIDRPRHIEIQVLADGHGNVIHLGERECSLQRRHQKVIEEAPSVLLDEATRAAMGEAAVQAARSCGYSGAGTVEFIVPGGDPSSYYFMEMNTRLQVEHPVTELVTGVDLVEWQLRVAAGERLGLGQEDVTLTGHAVEARVCAEDPARGFLPSGGTILTLREPHGDGVRTDSGLTEGTEVGSLYDPMLSKVIAYGPDRPTALRRLRAALAETVTLGVQTNAGFLRRLLAHPAVVAGELDTGLVEREVAGLVAGEVPEEVYEAASAVRLHGLRPRGDGWTDPFSVPSGWRLGGASLPPAFALRATGLEPVTHHPRGTHTVTGDRVSVTLDGVRHTFHHAAGWLGRDGDAWQVRDHDPVAASLNRSARSGADSLTAPMPGTVTVVKVAVGDEVAAGQSLLVVEAMKMEHVVAAPHAGTVTELDVTPGTTVAMDQVLAVVAPHEEPEANGEVPR; from the coding sequence ATGTTCGAGACAGTACTGGTGGCGAACCGCGGCGAGATCGCCGTCCGCGTCATCCGCACCCTCCGCGCGCTGGGCGTCCGCTCCGTCGCCGTCTTCTCCGACGCGGACGCCGACGCCCGGCACGTCCGGGAGGCCGACACGGCGGTACGGATCGGCCCCGCGCCGGCGGCCGAGAGCTATCTGTCCGTGGAGCGGCTGCTGGAGGCGGCCCGCACCGGCGCCCAGGCGGTGCACCCGGGGTACGGCTTCCTCGCGGAGAACGCCTCCTTCGCGCGGGCGTGCGCCGACGCGGGCCTGGTCTTCATCGGGCCGCCCGCCGACGCCATCTCCCTCATGGGCGACAAGATCCGCGCCAAGGAGACGGTACGGGCGGCCGGGGTGCCGGTGGTGCCGGGTTCGAGCGGGAGCGGCCTCACGGACGCCCAACTCGCCGACGCCGCACGGGAGATCGGCATGCCGGTGCTGCTGAAGCCCAGCGCGGGCGGCGGCGGCAAGGGCATGCGGCTGGTCCGGGACGCGGCCGTGCTGGGCGAGGAGATCGCCGCCGCCCGCCGCGAGGCCCGCGCCTCCTTCGGCGACGACACCCTCCTCGTGGAGCGGTGGATCGACCGGCCCCGGCACATCGAGATCCAGGTCCTCGCCGACGGCCACGGGAACGTGATCCACCTCGGCGAGCGCGAGTGCTCCCTGCAGCGCCGCCACCAGAAGGTCATCGAGGAGGCGCCCAGCGTCCTGCTCGACGAGGCGACCCGGGCCGCGATGGGCGAGGCGGCCGTGCAGGCGGCCCGCTCCTGCGGCTACTCGGGCGCGGGCACGGTCGAGTTCATCGTCCCCGGCGGCGATCCGTCCTCGTACTACTTCATGGAGATGAACACCCGCCTCCAGGTCGAGCACCCGGTGACCGAGCTGGTCACCGGCGTCGACCTGGTGGAGTGGCAGCTCCGGGTCGCGGCGGGCGAGCGGCTGGGCCTCGGCCAGGAGGACGTGACACTGACGGGGCACGCGGTCGAGGCCCGGGTCTGCGCCGAGGACCCCGCGCGCGGGTTCCTGCCGTCGGGCGGCACGATCCTGACGCTGCGCGAGCCCCACGGCGACGGCGTGCGCACGGACTCCGGCCTCACCGAGGGCACGGAGGTCGGCTCGCTGTACGACCCGATGCTCTCCAAGGTCATCGCGTACGGCCCCGACCGGCCCACCGCGCTGCGGCGGCTCCGCGCGGCCCTCGCGGAGACGGTCACCCTCGGCGTCCAGACGAACGCCGGCTTCCTGCGACGACTGCTGGCCCATCCGGCGGTGGTGGCGGGCGAGCTGGACACCGGGCTGGTGGAGCGGGAGGTGGCGGGGCTGGTCGCCGGGGAGGTGCCGGAGGAGGTGTACGAGGCGGCCTCGGCCGTACGGCTGCACGGGCTGAGGCCTCGCGGGGACGGCTGGACCGACCCCTTCTCCGTCCCGAGCGGCTGGCGGCTCGGCGGTGCGTCGCTGCCGCCCGCCTTCGCACTGCGCGCGACGGGACTCGAACCCGTCACGCACCACCCCCGGGGTACGCACACGGTCACCGGCGACCGGGTGTCGGTGACCCTGGACGGCGTCCGCCACACCTTCCACCACGCCGCCGGCTGGCTGGGCCGGGACGGCGACGCCTGGCAGGTGCGCGACCACGACCCCGTCGCGGCCTCCCTGAACCGGTCCGCGCGCTCCGGCGCCGACTCGCTCACCGCCCCCATGCCCGGCACGGTCACCGTCGTGAAGGTCGCCGTCGGGGACGAGGTGGCCGCCGGGCAGAGCCTGCTGGTGGTGGAGGCGATGAAGATGGAGCACGTCGTCGCCGCCCCGCACGCCGGGACCGTCACCGAGCTGGACGTCACCCCGGGCACGACGGTCGCCATGGACCAGGTGCTGGCCGTGGTCGCGCCGCACGAGGAGCCCGAGGCGAACGGGGAGGTGCCCCGATGA
- a CDS encoding hydroxymethylglutaryl-CoA lyase, with translation MTTALPMTFPEPGLPARVRIHEVGARDGLQNEKSTVPTEVKAEFVHRLAAAGLTTIEATSFVHPKWVPQLADAEALFPRVAELPVDLPVLVPNERGLDRALALGARRVAVFASATESFAKANLNRTVDEALAMFEPVVRRAKAEGVHVRGYLSMCFGDPWEGAVPVPQVTGVCRALLDMGCDELSLGDTIGVATPGHVGALLTELDGAGIPASSLGVHFHDTYGQALANTLAALRHGVTTVDASAGGLGGCPYAKSATGNLATEDLVWMLDGLGIDTGVDLGRLVATSAWMAAHLGRPSPSRTVRALSHQE, from the coding sequence ATGACGACCGCCCTGCCCATGACGTTCCCCGAACCCGGCCTGCCCGCCCGCGTCCGTATCCACGAGGTCGGCGCCCGCGACGGCCTCCAGAACGAGAAGTCGACCGTGCCCACCGAGGTGAAGGCGGAGTTCGTCCACCGCCTGGCCGCCGCGGGCCTCACCACCATCGAGGCCACCAGCTTCGTCCACCCCAAGTGGGTGCCCCAACTGGCGGACGCGGAAGCCCTGTTCCCGCGCGTCGCCGAGCTTCCCGTGGACCTCCCCGTCCTCGTCCCCAACGAGCGCGGCCTCGACCGCGCGCTCGCCCTCGGCGCCCGCCGCGTCGCCGTCTTCGCCAGTGCCACCGAGTCCTTCGCCAAGGCCAACCTCAACCGCACGGTGGACGAGGCGCTGGCGATGTTCGAGCCGGTCGTCCGCCGGGCGAAGGCGGAGGGCGTGCACGTCCGCGGATATCTGTCGATGTGCTTCGGCGACCCCTGGGAGGGCGCGGTCCCGGTCCCCCAGGTCACCGGGGTCTGCCGCGCCCTGCTCGACATGGGCTGCGACGAACTGAGCCTCGGCGACACGATCGGTGTGGCGACACCGGGCCATGTGGGGGCGCTGCTCACCGAGTTGGACGGGGCGGGCATCCCCGCCTCCTCCCTCGGTGTGCACTTCCACGACACCTACGGCCAGGCCCTCGCCAACACCCTCGCGGCGCTGCGCCACGGCGTCACCACGGTGGACGCGTCCGCCGGCGGCCTCGGCGGCTGCCCGTACGCGAAGTCCGCCACCGGGAACCTCGCCACCGAAGACCTCGTGTGGATGCTGGACGGCCTCGGCATCGACACGGGAGTCGACCTCGGCCGCCTCGTCGCCACCAGCGCGTGGATGGCCGCTCACCTGGGCCGGCCCAGCCCGTCCCGCACCGTACGAGCCCTCTCCCACCAGGAGTGA
- a CDS encoding acyl-CoA dehydrogenase family protein yields the protein MNHHLSPELEELRRTVEEFAHEVVAPKIGDFYERHEFPYEIVREMGRMGLFGLPFPEEHGGMGGDYLALGIALEELARVDSSVAITLEAGVSLGTMPIHLFGTPAQKAEWLPRLCSGEVLGAFGLTEPDGGSDAGATRTTARLDESTNEWVINGSKCFITNSGTDITALVTVTAVTGRTPDGKPLISSIIVPSGTPGFTVAAPYSKVGWNASDTRELSFADVRVPAENLLGELGRGYAQFLRILDEGRIAISALATGLAQGCVDESVKYAKERHAFGRPIGANQAIQFKIADMEMKAHTARLAWRDAASRLVSGEPFKKEAALAKLYSSTVAVDNARDATQIHGGYGFMNEYPVARMWRDSKILEIGEGTSEVQRMLIARELGLVG from the coding sequence ATGAACCACCACCTCTCTCCCGAGTTGGAAGAACTCCGCCGCACGGTCGAGGAGTTCGCGCACGAGGTCGTCGCGCCCAAGATCGGCGACTTCTACGAGCGGCACGAGTTCCCGTACGAGATCGTGCGCGAGATGGGCCGGATGGGGCTGTTCGGGCTGCCGTTCCCCGAGGAGCACGGCGGCATGGGCGGTGACTATCTGGCGCTGGGCATCGCGCTGGAGGAGCTGGCCCGTGTCGACTCGTCCGTGGCGATCACCCTGGAGGCCGGGGTGTCGCTGGGCACGATGCCGATCCATCTCTTCGGCACCCCGGCGCAGAAGGCCGAGTGGCTGCCCCGGCTCTGCTCCGGCGAGGTGCTGGGCGCGTTCGGCCTCACCGAGCCCGACGGCGGCTCGGACGCGGGCGCGACCCGTACGACGGCCCGGCTGGACGAGTCGACGAACGAGTGGGTCATCAACGGCAGCAAGTGCTTCATCACCAACTCGGGCACGGACATCACGGCCCTGGTGACGGTCACGGCGGTCACCGGGCGCACCCCGGACGGCAAGCCCCTGATCTCCTCGATCATCGTCCCGTCCGGCACCCCGGGCTTCACGGTGGCCGCCCCCTACTCCAAGGTCGGCTGGAACGCCTCCGACACCCGGGAGCTGTCGTTCGCGGACGTCCGGGTCCCGGCGGAGAACCTCCTCGGTGAACTGGGGCGCGGCTACGCCCAGTTCCTGCGCATCCTCGACGAGGGCCGGATCGCCATCTCGGCGCTGGCGACGGGGCTCGCCCAGGGCTGTGTGGACGAGTCGGTGAAGTACGCGAAGGAACGGCACGCGTTCGGCCGGCCGATCGGCGCCAACCAGGCCATCCAGTTCAAGATCGCCGACATGGAGATGAAGGCCCACACGGCCCGTCTCGCCTGGCGCGACGCCGCCTCCCGGCTCGTCTCCGGCGAACCCTTCAAGAAGGAGGCGGCCCTGGCGAAGCTCTACTCCTCCACCGTCGCCGTCGACAACGCCCGCGACGCCACCCAGATCCACGGCGGCTACGGCTTCATGAACGAGTACCCGGTCGCCCGGATGTGGCGCGATTCCAAGATCCTGGAGATCGGCGAGGGCACGAGCGAGGTGCAGCGGATGCTGATCGCCAGGGAGTTGGGACTGGTCGGCTGA
- a CDS encoding ABC transporter substrate-binding protein, whose protein sequence is MSNARAAHLTRRGILAAGGALGLGAVLAACGDEKSTSGSAGSGKETAAAESGPWSFKDDRGVTAKTDKAPANIVAFVGVAAALFDYGIDVKGVFGPTKTTDGKADVQAGDLDVGKVTVLGNVWDEFSVEKYAALAPDVLITTMFDDAGTLWYVPEASKDKIAKLAPSVGISVYDRQLTEPLQRVLELAKSLGADTESEKTTAAKKRFEDAAARLRAATKAKPDIKVLAGSASQDIFYVSGSNLSIDLEYFKALGVNFVEPSAEVLKASGGWFENLSWENVDKYDADVIIMDNRTSAIQPDAIEEATWKKLPAVKAGQVIGRNPEPILSYDKCAPLLEELAEAIENAKKVS, encoded by the coding sequence ATGTCCAACGCCAGAGCCGCTCACCTCACCCGCCGTGGCATCCTCGCCGCCGGTGGCGCCCTCGGTCTCGGTGCCGTGCTCGCCGCCTGTGGAGACGAGAAGTCGACGAGCGGCAGCGCCGGCTCCGGCAAGGAGACGGCCGCCGCCGAGTCCGGCCCCTGGTCGTTCAAGGACGACCGCGGGGTGACCGCCAAGACCGACAAGGCCCCGGCGAACATCGTCGCGTTCGTGGGCGTCGCCGCCGCGCTCTTCGACTACGGCATCGACGTCAAGGGCGTCTTCGGCCCGACGAAGACGACGGACGGCAAGGCCGACGTCCAGGCCGGCGACCTCGACGTCGGCAAGGTCACCGTCCTCGGCAACGTCTGGGACGAGTTCAGCGTCGAGAAGTACGCCGCCCTCGCGCCCGACGTCCTCATCACCACGATGTTCGACGACGCCGGCACCCTCTGGTACGTGCCCGAGGCCTCCAAGGACAAGATCGCCAAGCTCGCCCCGAGCGTCGGCATCTCCGTGTACGACCGCCAGCTGACCGAACCGCTGCAGCGCGTGCTGGAGCTGGCCAAGTCGCTGGGCGCGGACACGGAGTCCGAGAAGACCACCGCCGCCAAGAAGCGGTTCGAGGACGCGGCGGCCCGGCTGCGCGCGGCCACCAAGGCGAAGCCCGACATCAAGGTGCTCGCCGGCTCCGCCAGCCAGGACATCTTCTACGTCTCCGGTTCGAACCTCTCCATCGACCTGGAGTACTTCAAGGCCCTCGGCGTGAACTTCGTCGAGCCGAGCGCCGAGGTGCTGAAGGCCAGCGGGGGTTGGTTCGAGAACCTCAGCTGGGAGAACGTCGACAAGTACGACGCGGACGTCATCATCATGGACAACCGCACGTCGGCGATCCAGCCGGACGCGATCGAAGAGGCGACGTGGAAGAAGCTGCCGGCGGTGAAGGCCGGGCAGGTCATCGGGCGCAACCCCGAGCCGATCCTCTCCTACGACAAGTGCGCGCCGCTCCTGGAGGAGCTGGCCGAGGCGATCGAGAACGCGAAGAAGGTCAGCTAG
- a CDS encoding siderophore-interacting protein, producing the protein MTTAVAAPFRFFSLQVARTERLGPSLVRVSFAGDDLRFFRSDGADQSLSLFLPHPGQEVPAVPYESGDDWWQAWRELPDDVRAVMRSYTLRGLRRDAHGETVGIDIDFVLHGVEPGAAAPAGPASRWASQAAPGHRVVLLGPAIADNRAIRFRPPADTDLVLIWGDDTALPAASAILESLPAGTPARVWLEVHHPGDIQDLVTEAGAEITWLVRDEGAPPALDTIRAAQLPPSELPYAWIAGESGRVKELRRHLVRERGIDKRRVTFVGYWREGLTEEQLRERGE; encoded by the coding sequence ATGACGACGGCCGTAGCCGCCCCCTTCCGTTTCTTCTCTCTTCAGGTCGCGCGGACGGAGCGGCTGGGCCCGTCCCTCGTGCGCGTCTCGTTCGCGGGGGACGACCTGCGGTTCTTCCGCTCCGACGGCGCGGACCAGTCGCTGTCGCTGTTCCTGCCGCACCCCGGGCAGGAGGTCCCGGCCGTGCCCTACGAGTCGGGGGACGACTGGTGGCAGGCGTGGCGGGAACTGCCGGACGACGTACGGGCGGTGATGCGCTCGTACACCCTGCGGGGGCTGCGCCGCGACGCGCACGGCGAGACCGTCGGGATCGACATCGACTTCGTGCTGCACGGGGTCGAGCCGGGGGCCGCCGCGCCCGCCGGGCCCGCCTCGCGGTGGGCCTCGCAGGCCGCTCCCGGCCACCGGGTGGTCCTGCTCGGGCCCGCGATCGCCGACAACCGCGCGATCCGGTTCCGGCCCCCGGCCGACACCGATCTGGTGCTGATCTGGGGCGACGACACGGCGCTGCCCGCCGCCTCCGCGATCCTGGAGTCGCTGCCGGCCGGCACCCCGGCCCGGGTCTGGCTGGAGGTCCACCACCCGGGGGACATCCAGGACCTGGTGACCGAGGCCGGCGCCGAGATCACCTGGCTGGTGCGGGACGAGGGCGCGCCGCCCGCCCTGGACACCATCCGCGCCGCCCAACTGCCGCCCAGTGAGCTGCCGTACGCCTGGATCGCCGGTGAGTCCGGCCGGGTGAAGGAGTTGCGCCGTCATCTCGTGCGGGAGCGCGGGATCGACAAGCGGCGCGTCACCTTCGTCGGGTACTGGCGTGAGGGTCTGACGGAGGAGCAGTTGCGGGAGCGCGGCGAGTAA
- the desA gene encoding lysine decarboxylase DesA: MRSHLLNDTTAERYRRTVTEGVERVAARLATTDRPFTGVTVDALSPHIEKIDLDRPLHDTAAVLDELEDVYLRDAVYFHHPRYLAHLNCPVVIPAVLGEAVLSAVNSSLDTWDQSAGGTLIERKLIDWTNERIGFGPAADGVFTSGGSQSNLQALLLAREEAKTDDTARLRIFASEVSHFSVKKSAKLLGLGQDAVVTVPVDTDKRMQTMALARELERCRHDGLVPMAVVATSGTTDFGSIDPLPEIAELCAQYDTWMHVDAAYGCGLLVSLKRRHLLDGIERADSVTVDYHKSFFQPVSSSAVLVRDRDTLRHATYHAEYLNPRRMVTERIPNQVDKSLQTTRRFDALKLWMTLRTMGADGIGQLFDEVCDLAAEGWRMLAADPRYDVVVEPRLSTLVYRYIPEAVTDPAEIDRANLYARKALFASGDAVVAGTKVGGRHYLKFTLLNPETTVADIAAVLDLIAGHAEQYLGESLDRVAS; the protein is encoded by the coding sequence ATGCGCTCGCACCTGCTCAATGACACGACCGCGGAGCGGTACCGCCGCACCGTGACCGAAGGCGTGGAGCGGGTGGCGGCCAGACTCGCCACCACCGACCGACCGTTCACCGGTGTCACCGTCGACGCCCTCTCCCCCCACATCGAGAAGATCGACCTCGACCGGCCGCTGCACGACACGGCCGCCGTCCTCGACGAGCTGGAGGACGTGTATCTGCGCGACGCGGTCTACTTCCACCACCCGCGCTATCTCGCCCACCTCAACTGCCCGGTCGTCATCCCGGCCGTGCTCGGCGAGGCCGTCCTCTCCGCCGTCAACTCCTCCCTGGACACCTGGGACCAGTCGGCCGGCGGCACCCTGATCGAGCGCAAACTGATCGACTGGACCAACGAGCGCATCGGCTTCGGGCCCGCCGCCGACGGCGTGTTCACCTCCGGCGGCTCCCAGTCCAACCTCCAGGCCCTGCTGCTCGCCCGGGAGGAGGCCAAGACCGACGACACGGCCAGACTGCGGATCTTCGCCTCCGAGGTCAGCCACTTCAGCGTGAAGAAGTCGGCGAAACTGCTGGGCCTCGGCCAGGACGCCGTCGTCACCGTCCCGGTGGACACCGACAAGCGCATGCAGACCATGGCCCTCGCCCGCGAGCTGGAGCGCTGCAGGCACGACGGTCTCGTCCCCATGGCCGTCGTCGCCACCTCCGGCACCACCGACTTCGGCTCCATCGACCCGCTGCCCGAGATAGCCGAGCTGTGCGCCCAGTACGACACCTGGATGCACGTCGACGCCGCCTACGGCTGCGGTCTGCTCGTCTCGCTCAAGCGCCGCCATCTCCTCGACGGCATCGAGCGCGCCGACTCCGTCACCGTCGACTACCACAAGTCCTTCTTCCAGCCGGTGAGTTCGTCCGCCGTACTGGTCCGCGACAGGGACACCCTGCGCCACGCCACCTACCACGCGGAGTACCTCAACCCGCGCCGGATGGTCACCGAGCGCATCCCCAACCAGGTCGACAAGTCCCTCCAGACCACCCGCCGCTTCGACGCGCTCAAGCTGTGGATGACGCTGCGCACGATGGGCGCCGACGGCATCGGGCAGCTCTTCGACGAGGTCTGCGACCTGGCGGCGGAAGGCTGGCGGATGCTCGCCGCCGACCCGCGCTACGACGTGGTCGTCGAGCCCCGGCTGTCCACGCTGGTCTACCGCTACATCCCCGAGGCCGTCACCGACCCGGCCGAGATCGACCGCGCCAACCTGTACGCCCGCAAGGCCCTGTTCGCCTCCGGCGACGCCGTGGTCGCGGGCACCAAGGTCGGCGGTCGCCACTACCTGAAGTTCACCCTGCTCAACCCCGAGACGACGGTCGCCGACATCGCCGCCGTACTCGATCTGATCGCCGGCCACGCCGAGCAGTACCTGGGAGAGTCCCTTGACCGCGTCGCTTCCTGA